One genomic region from Actinocatenispora thailandica encodes:
- a CDS encoding NAD(P)/FAD-dependent oxidoreductase, protein MSTQVAIVGAGYSGLAAASRLARRTHGRDVRIQLINAGPDFVERIRLHQVAAGTGAASRPLAELLSGTDVSLRVGTVEAIDLAAGTLRLSDGGPVGYDTLLYAVGSHTRTDAVPGVAEHAYRLDGPVAGRLAAALRAAVGRAGTVVVCGGGLTGIEAATEIAEAYPRLAVTLATRGRIAETVSARTRRHLAAALRRLGVTVRENTTVAAVEPGAVTLAGGGTLPADVAVWCGSFVAPSLAADAGLRTDEMGRIPVEATMRVPGHPEVYAIGDAAAIEMPWGVPRMSCQAGLPTGLYAADAVAARLAGRDPKPYRYRFMDLCISLGRRDGVVQVVRADDRATGLLVAGRAGAAGKDLVCRAAAWAAGSGALSTGMLYPLARSPRPEPVAAATGSPAALPN, encoded by the coding sequence ATGTCAACTCAGGTGGCCATTGTCGGCGCCGGGTATTCCGGGCTCGCCGCCGCGAGCCGGCTGGCCCGCCGCACCCACGGCCGGGACGTGCGGATCCAGCTGATCAACGCCGGCCCCGACTTCGTGGAGCGGATCCGGCTGCACCAGGTGGCCGCCGGCACCGGTGCCGCGTCCCGCCCGCTCGCCGAACTGCTGTCCGGTACCGACGTATCCCTTCGGGTCGGCACCGTCGAGGCGATCGACCTGGCCGCCGGCACGCTGCGGCTCTCCGACGGCGGCCCGGTCGGCTACGACACCCTGCTGTACGCGGTGGGCAGCCACACCCGCACCGACGCGGTGCCGGGCGTCGCCGAGCACGCGTACCGGCTGGACGGGCCGGTCGCCGGCCGGCTCGCGGCGGCGCTGCGGGCGGCGGTCGGCCGCGCCGGCACCGTGGTGGTGTGCGGCGGCGGCCTCACCGGGATCGAGGCGGCGACCGAGATCGCCGAGGCGTACCCGCGGCTGGCGGTGACGCTGGCGACCCGCGGGCGGATCGCGGAGACGGTCTCGGCGCGGACCCGCCGGCACCTTGCCGCCGCGCTGCGCCGGCTCGGCGTGACGGTGCGGGAGAACACGACGGTCGCCGCGGTCGAGCCGGGTGCCGTGACGCTGGCCGGCGGCGGCACGCTGCCCGCGGACGTGGCGGTCTGGTGCGGGTCGTTCGTCGCGCCGTCGCTCGCCGCCGACGCCGGGCTGCGCACCGACGAGATGGGCCGGATCCCGGTCGAGGCGACGATGCGGGTGCCGGGCCACCCCGAGGTGTACGCGATCGGCGATGCCGCGGCGATCGAGATGCCGTGGGGGGTGCCCCGGATGTCCTGCCAGGCCGGCCTGCCGACCGGGTTGTACGCGGCCGACGCGGTCGCCGCGCGCCTCGCCGGCCGGGACCCGAAGCCGTACCGGTACCGGTTCATGGACCTGTGCATCAGCCTCGGCCGCCGGGACGGCGTGGTGCAGGTGGTGCGGGCGGACGACCGGGCCACCGGGCTGCTCGTTGCCGGTCGGGCCGGCGCGGCCGGCAAGGACCTGGTCTGCCGCGCCGCCGCCTGGGCGGCCGGCAGCGGCGCGCTGTCCACCGGGATGCTCTACCCCCTGGCACGGTCGCCGCGGCCGGAGCCGGTCGCCGCCGCGACCGGGTCGCCGGCCGCGCTGCCGAACTGA
- a CDS encoding ABC transporter ATP-binding protein: MVSARGVGVRIGAAALLSDVDIDVAPGEWLTVIGPNGAGKSTLLRVLAGLLPAAGEVRIGGTPVTALRRRDRARQIALVAQDPVVPAGMSVFDYALLGRTPYIPPLGVESAADLAAVRDVLARLDLTALTDRELSTLSGGERQRVFLARALAQGARLLLLDEPTSALDIGHQQDVLELVDELRTSGPADEPLTVVATMHDLSVAGEYADRILLLADGRRVALGTPDEVLTEELLATHYRARVRVVAGDHGPLVVPVRRR, translated from the coding sequence ATGGTGTCCGCCCGGGGCGTCGGCGTCCGGATCGGCGCCGCGGCGTTGCTGTCCGATGTGGACATCGACGTGGCGCCCGGTGAGTGGCTGACCGTCATCGGGCCCAACGGAGCCGGGAAGTCCACCCTGCTGCGGGTGCTGGCCGGGCTGCTGCCGGCGGCCGGCGAGGTGCGGATCGGCGGCACCCCGGTGACCGCGCTGCGCCGCCGGGACCGGGCCCGGCAGATCGCCCTGGTGGCGCAGGACCCGGTGGTACCCGCCGGCATGTCGGTGTTCGACTACGCGCTGCTCGGCCGCACCCCGTACATTCCGCCGCTGGGTGTCGAGAGCGCCGCAGACCTGGCCGCGGTGCGCGACGTGCTGGCCCGGCTGGACCTCACCGCGCTCACCGACCGGGAACTGTCCACCCTGTCCGGCGGGGAGCGCCAGCGGGTCTTCCTGGCCCGCGCGCTCGCCCAGGGCGCCCGGCTGCTGCTGCTCGACGAACCGACCAGCGCGCTGGACATCGGCCACCAGCAGGACGTGCTGGAACTCGTCGACGAACTGCGGACCAGCGGGCCGGCGGACGAGCCGCTCACCGTCGTCGCGACCATGCACGACCTGTCCGTCGCCGGCGAGTACGCCGACCGCATCCTGCTGCTGGCCGACGGCCGCCGGGTCGCGCTCGGTACGCCCGACGAGGTGCTCACCGAGGAGTTGCTCGCCACCCACTACCGGGCCCGGGTCCGGGTCGTGGCCGGCGATCACGGCCCGCTGGTGGTTCCGGTACGCCGCCGGTGA
- a CDS encoding FecCD family ABC transporter permease produces the protein MGPARRPAGAGRRQRRPGGTGDVTSRLRLRWVLAGLVAVAVALVAGLAFGPVSLSPVDVVTDLVHHLTGGAVPTGLSARDDAILTQLRLPRVVLGLLVGAMLALSGGCYQGVFRNPLADPYLLGVAAGAGLGATTVIVLRPGSSVTAPLLVPLAAFVGALAAVAGTYLLGAAGSRFRSTVTLILAGVAIAAFCTAIQTYLLQAHSDTIQEVYSWLLGQLTTSGWHEVLMLLPYVAVTSVVVLAQRRALDVLSVGDEEAASLGLHPQRIRVVLILAATLGTAAAVAVSGLIGFVGIIVPHAVRLLAGSSYRIILPLSLLFGAAFLALADLLARTVQAPAEIPIGVVTAFFGAPFFVVVLRTTKRVAP, from the coding sequence CTGGGGCCCGCGCGTCGTCCAGCTGGTGCAGGCCGCCGCCAACGCCGTCCAGGCGGTACCGGCGACGTGACCAGCCGGCTGCGGCTGCGTTGGGTGCTCGCCGGGCTCGTCGCGGTGGCGGTGGCGCTCGTCGCCGGCCTCGCGTTCGGGCCGGTGTCGCTGTCGCCGGTCGACGTGGTCACCGACCTGGTGCACCACCTGACCGGCGGCGCGGTACCGACCGGGCTGTCCGCCCGCGACGACGCCATCCTGACCCAGCTGCGGCTGCCCAGGGTCGTACTCGGGCTGCTGGTCGGCGCCATGCTGGCGCTGTCCGGCGGCTGCTACCAGGGGGTGTTCCGCAACCCGCTGGCCGACCCGTACCTGCTCGGGGTGGCGGCCGGGGCCGGTCTCGGCGCCACCACGGTCATCGTGCTGCGGCCCGGCTCCTCGGTGACCGCGCCGCTGCTGGTCCCGCTCGCCGCGTTCGTCGGCGCGCTCGCCGCGGTCGCGGGTACCTACCTGCTCGGCGCGGCCGGCTCCCGGTTCCGCTCGACGGTGACGCTGATCCTCGCCGGGGTGGCGATCGCCGCGTTCTGCACCGCCATCCAGACCTACCTGCTGCAGGCGCACAGCGACACCATCCAGGAGGTGTACTCCTGGCTGCTCGGGCAGCTCACCACCTCCGGCTGGCACGAGGTGCTGATGCTGCTGCCGTACGTGGCGGTCACCTCGGTGGTGGTGCTCGCCCAGCGCCGGGCCCTGGACGTGCTCAGCGTCGGCGACGAGGAGGCGGCCAGCCTCGGCCTGCACCCGCAGCGGATCCGGGTGGTGCTCATCCTCGCCGCCACCCTCGGTACCGCCGCGGCGGTCGCGGTGTCCGGCCTGATCGGGTTCGTCGGCATCATCGTGCCGCACGCGGTGCGGCTGCTCGCCGGTTCCAGCTACCGGATCATCCTGCCGCTGTCGCTGCTGTTCGGCGCCGCGTTCCTGGCGCTCGCCGACCTGCTCGCGCGTACCGTGCAGGCCCCGGCGGAGATCCCGATCGGCGTGGTGACCGCGTTCTTCGGCGCGCCGTTCTTCGTCGTGGTGCTGCGGACCACGAAGCGGGTCGCGCCGTGA